A section of the Planctomycetia bacterium genome encodes:
- a CDS encoding tetratricopeptide repeat protein codes for MTKTLCWSRWCAPWAVAFALAWGVTAGATEPYAAFLEGLKQRGMLDEAAAYLDLMADSPLIPTEQRARIPFEKAQLQFDRARAERDTTRRMKLLDETAAGFRTFAEANPTSPMLPSLRMQLGSILAERANTAVAQAEQPENAAKKPALYEQSQTWFTEALQEITAAEMDLLAKIKSLPEADAAVDGLRSDLIRARLMLGAVLFDQAKSLAADNPERKKLFEASAEKSNEVYTKYRSLFAALRGRLNEARAYIELGDTQKALGMLNEILVQPSEEPLVREVQSQALELAIPAWCSDQEKKYAEAAAAGRLWLSGAKSADARTPLALAVHYFTAVAIEQQLLHAQAGDALREDDLKVEARDLAQMASRYPNRHQLAARELFHRMRGERAADAKEPQSFAEAFSLAEEAMREMEGRYQQIQLAPKTGDSENVAQYEQESRRFGKEAQRFFRLALSLQTPEVEMEQVNSVRYYLSYVHYRQGNYYDAAILGEFLAHGYPQSSWGRKGAQLALASYLAEHNSTPEPNRGFDASRLESIATYAAKRWPGEPEADEAVMLLVELAVMDKRAGDAIKYLEQVPTASPRRGDAELKTGRALWAQYLATNRLEPGQRPPQTDLDQQAKQARELLVSGVARAAGGRASTELVAGAITLASIKLNEGDAAGALQELTKESSGPLMLAASNDPLLAQGNLKAETYRLGLRAYIAGQDFAKADEMLVLLEKEVAAGGDEAANERLTMALVSLGRELEQQITQLRESGRIDKIASISAGFENFLKRILAREQGNDFNSLNWVAGTFASLATGLDSGAGESSAEAKPYFQQAAEAYRLLVKKCDDGSFPATPQQRMAISVRLASVLRRLGQYEEAVDLLVNVLKKNNQLLDAQQEAAMALQAWGEKDEKYFDAAIRGHRQAKNKQGQIVPIVWGWAHLSRRVAGSEKYAEVYFDARYNLARCRLKQAMKLKQQGQSKAADESLARAAAEIGIQYRQTPSLGGAEWSGKFDSLLRTIQQAAGQPATGLPSEKPMAKNK; via the coding sequence GTGACGAAAACTTTGTGTTGGTCGCGTTGGTGCGCGCCGTGGGCCGTGGCGTTCGCGCTGGCTTGGGGTGTTACGGCTGGCGCTACCGAACCGTATGCGGCGTTTCTCGAAGGCCTCAAACAGCGCGGCATGCTGGACGAGGCCGCGGCCTATCTGGACTTGATGGCCGACAGCCCGCTGATTCCGACCGAACAGCGCGCCCGCATTCCGTTCGAAAAAGCGCAGCTCCAGTTCGACCGCGCCCGCGCGGAGCGAGACACCACGCGGCGCATGAAGCTGCTCGACGAAACGGCGGCCGGCTTCCGGACCTTCGCCGAGGCCAATCCCACGTCGCCGATGCTCCCGTCATTACGGATGCAATTGGGGAGCATTCTGGCCGAACGGGCCAATACCGCCGTGGCTCAGGCCGAACAGCCGGAGAACGCCGCTAAGAAGCCGGCACTCTATGAGCAATCGCAAACCTGGTTCACCGAAGCGCTCCAGGAAATCACCGCCGCGGAGATGGACTTGCTGGCGAAGATCAAATCCTTGCCGGAAGCTGACGCCGCGGTGGATGGGCTGCGCAGCGATTTGATTCGCGCGCGGTTGATGCTCGGCGCCGTGTTGTTCGATCAGGCGAAATCATTGGCCGCGGACAATCCGGAGCGCAAGAAGTTGTTCGAGGCCTCCGCCGAGAAATCGAACGAGGTTTACACCAAGTACCGCTCGCTGTTCGCGGCCTTGCGCGGCCGGCTGAACGAAGCCCGCGCTTATATCGAACTAGGCGACACGCAGAAAGCGCTCGGGATGTTGAACGAGATTCTCGTTCAGCCCTCGGAGGAACCGCTCGTCCGCGAGGTCCAATCGCAGGCGCTGGAGTTGGCGATTCCGGCCTGGTGCTCGGACCAGGAGAAGAAATACGCCGAAGCCGCGGCGGCGGGGCGTTTGTGGCTCAGCGGCGCGAAATCGGCTGATGCCCGCACGCCGTTGGCGCTGGCGGTGCATTATTTCACCGCGGTCGCCATCGAGCAGCAATTGCTGCATGCCCAGGCCGGCGACGCGTTGCGCGAGGATGACCTCAAGGTCGAAGCTCGCGATTTGGCGCAGATGGCCAGCCGCTACCCGAACCGGCATCAACTGGCCGCGCGCGAGTTATTCCATCGCATGCGGGGCGAGCGCGCCGCGGACGCCAAGGAACCGCAATCGTTCGCAGAAGCGTTCAGCTTGGCGGAAGAAGCGATGCGCGAGATGGAAGGCCGCTACCAGCAAATTCAACTCGCACCGAAGACCGGCGACTCGGAGAACGTCGCGCAGTATGAGCAAGAGTCGCGGCGGTTCGGGAAAGAAGCCCAGCGATTTTTCCGCCTGGCGCTCAGCCTACAGACTCCCGAAGTGGAGATGGAGCAAGTCAACTCGGTCCGCTACTACCTCTCGTACGTTCACTACCGGCAGGGAAATTACTACGACGCCGCGATCCTAGGCGAGTTTCTGGCGCATGGATACCCGCAGTCGAGTTGGGGGCGCAAAGGCGCTCAACTGGCTTTGGCCTCGTATCTGGCTGAACACAATTCCACGCCCGAACCGAACCGCGGATTCGACGCCAGTCGCTTGGAGAGTATCGCGACATACGCTGCGAAGCGTTGGCCCGGCGAACCGGAAGCGGACGAGGCGGTGATGTTGCTGGTCGAATTGGCGGTGATGGACAAACGCGCCGGCGATGCGATCAAATATCTGGAACAGGTTCCGACGGCCTCCCCGCGCCGCGGCGACGCTGAATTGAAGACCGGACGCGCGCTCTGGGCGCAATACCTGGCCACAAACCGACTGGAGCCGGGGCAGCGGCCGCCGCAAACCGATCTGGATCAACAAGCCAAGCAGGCGCGCGAGTTGCTCGTCTCGGGCGTCGCCCGGGCCGCCGGGGGCAGGGCTTCGACAGAGCTAGTCGCTGGCGCAATTACCTTGGCATCGATCAAGCTTAACGAAGGTGACGCCGCTGGCGCGCTCCAAGAACTGACCAAGGAAAGCTCTGGGCCGCTCATGCTTGCAGCGAGCAATGATCCGCTGCTGGCGCAAGGCAACTTGAAGGCGGAAACGTATCGCCTGGGGTTACGGGCCTATATCGCCGGGCAGGACTTCGCGAAGGCCGACGAAATGCTCGTGCTACTCGAGAAAGAAGTCGCGGCCGGCGGCGACGAAGCGGCGAACGAGCGTTTGACGATGGCGTTGGTCTCGCTGGGGCGCGAATTGGAGCAACAGATTACTCAACTGCGCGAATCCGGTCGCATCGATAAGATCGCGTCCATCTCGGCGGGGTTTGAGAATTTTCTCAAGCGCATTCTTGCCCGCGAACAGGGGAATGATTTCAACTCGTTGAACTGGGTCGCCGGGACGTTCGCGAGCCTGGCCACGGGACTCGACTCTGGCGCGGGAGAAAGTTCCGCGGAGGCGAAGCCGTATTTTCAGCAGGCCGCCGAGGCGTATCGCTTACTCGTCAAGAAGTGCGACGACGGCTCATTCCCAGCGACGCCGCAGCAGCGGATGGCGATTTCGGTACGGCTGGCCAGCGTGCTGCGCCGTTTGGGGCAGTATGAAGAAGCGGTTGACTTGCTGGTGAACGTGCTCAAGAAAAACAATCAATTGCTGGACGCCCAGCAGGAAGCCGCGATGGCGCTGCAGGCCTGGGGCGAAAAAGATGAGAAATACTTCGACGCGGCGATTCGCGGCCATCGCCAGGCCAAGAACAAGCAGGGACAAATCGTGCCGATCGTCTGGGGGTGGGCGCATTTGTCGCGTCGTGTCGCCGGCAGCGAGAAATACGCCGAAGTCTATTTTGACGCCCGGTACAACCTGGCCAGGTGCCGATTGAAGCAGGCCATGAAGCTCAAACAGCAAGGGCAGTCCAAGGCCGCTGACGAATCACTGGCGCGCGCGGCGGCGGAGATTGGCATTCAATACCGTCAAACGCCATCCCTGGGCGGCGCGGAATGGTCGGGCAAATTTGATAGCCTGTTGCGCACAATTCAGCAAGCCGCCGGACAGCCGGCGACGGGGTTGCCGTCTGAGAAACCGATGGCCAAGAACAAGTAA
- a CDS encoding MotA/TolQ/ExbB proton channel family protein codes for MAEHDGRWASFAAGGLRGVGRIWSITCTAALVGLVLFIGANAVFAQDAKEAAAAKRAAADEAAELEEVADDVPAADAPAPQAAAQQPAAASAAPTSAPRQNLLSWMYKALGRTYTLVFLTISFTFVALIVMNLLSVRRDRVVPEALVAAFEAHLNEKRYQEAYELARTDDSFLGRVLSAGLAKLQTGYPEAIEAMQEVGEEETMKLEQRAGYVALIGTISPMFGLLGTVDGMVASFGVIADSATQPKPSQLAEGIEMALVTTLVGLWLAIPAIGLYHFLKNRIARLVLEAGIVSESLMSRFKAGK; via the coding sequence ATGGCGGAGCATGACGGACGTTGGGCCAGTTTTGCCGCCGGAGGCCTGCGCGGCGTCGGCCGCATTTGGTCGATAACTTGCACCGCGGCGTTGGTGGGACTGGTGTTGTTCATCGGCGCCAACGCAGTCTTTGCGCAGGATGCGAAGGAAGCGGCCGCAGCGAAACGTGCGGCAGCGGATGAAGCCGCCGAACTCGAAGAAGTCGCCGATGATGTACCTGCCGCCGACGCCCCGGCTCCCCAGGCGGCCGCGCAGCAACCGGCCGCAGCATCAGCGGCGCCGACCAGTGCGCCGCGTCAGAACTTGCTGTCCTGGATGTACAAGGCGCTCGGTAGGACGTACACGCTCGTGTTCCTCACGATCTCGTTCACTTTCGTGGCCCTGATCGTGATGAACTTGCTTTCCGTGCGGCGCGATCGCGTGGTGCCGGAGGCGCTCGTAGCCGCGTTCGAAGCACACCTCAATGAGAAGCGCTATCAGGAAGCCTACGAGCTGGCCCGCACCGACGATTCGTTTTTGGGACGCGTGCTTTCAGCCGGCCTGGCGAAGTTGCAGACCGGTTATCCGGAAGCCATCGAGGCGATGCAGGAAGTCGGCGAAGAAGAGACCATGAAGCTGGAGCAACGCGCCGGCTATGTGGCGCTGATCGGCACGATTAGCCCGATGTTCGGTCTCCTGGGCACGGTGGACGGCATGGTCGCCTCGTTCGGCGTGATCGCCGACAGCGCCACGCAGCCCAAGCCATCGCAACTGGCCGAAGGCATCGAAATGGCGCTCGTGACTACGCTGGTCGGCCTCTGGTTGGCGATCCCGGCGATCGGCCTCTACCACTTTTTGAAAAATCGCATCGCCCGCCTGGTGTTGGAAGCCGGCATCGTCAGCGAAAGCCTGATGAGCCGCTTCAAGGCTGGTAAGTAG
- a CDS encoding biopolymer transporter ExbD — MRIKRYDAAPPELDMTPMIDMTFQLICFFMVALSFDEADRSEKVRLPSSELAKPADVPFELPITLQLTSEGTVLYAGEELALANLGSRLVSEVQVMERLGKKPSDATVIIRADGDAPTGKVQKLIQACQERRFEIFALRARQEQS; from the coding sequence ATGCGCATCAAACGTTACGACGCGGCGCCGCCCGAGTTGGATATGACGCCGATGATCGATATGACGTTTCAGTTGATCTGCTTCTTCATGGTGGCGCTGAGCTTCGATGAAGCGGATCGGAGCGAGAAGGTGCGGCTGCCGTCGAGCGAATTGGCCAAGCCGGCGGATGTGCCCTTCGAGTTGCCGATTACGTTGCAATTGACCAGCGAAGGGACGGTGCTGTACGCCGGGGAGGAACTGGCCTTGGCGAATCTCGGGTCGAGGCTCGTTTCCGAAGTGCAGGTCATGGAACGACTGGGGAAAAAGCCGTCCGACGCCACGGTGATCATTCGCGCCGACGGCGACGCGCCGACCGGCAAGGTGCAGAAATTGATCCAGGCATGCCAGGAACGACGCTTCGAGATCTTTGCGCTCCGCGCGCGGCAGGAGCAGAGCTAA
- a CDS encoding biopolymer transporter ExbD: MRIRKSAGTMPDKIDLQMTPMIDVVFQLLIFFIFSFKIVTQEGDFNVKMPLAGGAAMNTDVLPPFKVRLQAGADGKLSGIQLDDQPIDSFKTLHEQIIARIGVDAPASLKESAEVELDCDYGLHYRHVIDAITACSGYIAPDGNIVKLIEKIRLTPPKQ, translated from the coding sequence ATGCGAATTCGCAAATCGGCCGGCACCATGCCGGACAAGATCGACCTGCAGATGACGCCGATGATCGACGTCGTCTTTCAATTGCTGATTTTCTTCATCTTCTCGTTCAAGATCGTCACCCAGGAAGGGGACTTCAACGTCAAGATGCCGCTGGCCGGCGGCGCGGCGATGAATACCGATGTGCTGCCGCCGTTCAAAGTGCGGCTGCAGGCCGGCGCCGACGGCAAACTCTCCGGCATCCAGCTCGACGACCAGCCGATCGATAGCTTCAAGACGTTGCACGAACAAATCATCGCCCGCATCGGCGTCGACGCGCCGGCGTCGCTCAAGGAAAGCGCCGAAGTTGAACTCGACTGCGACTACGGCCTGCACTACCGCCACGTGATCGACGCCATCACCGCCTGCTCCGGCTATATCGCGCCGGACGGCAACATCGTGAAGTTGATCGAAAAGATTCGGCTCACCCCGCCGAAACAGTGA